In Lampris incognitus isolate fLamInc1 chromosome 20, fLamInc1.hap2, whole genome shotgun sequence, one genomic interval encodes:
- the LOC130130523 gene encoding keratin-associated protein 10-4-like, whose protein sequence is MAVVRVTWGCFPRSGKGRVQLCSSALQFSSAVQLCSSALQFSSAVQLCCPALLFSSAVHFCNPALLSSSAVQLCGPALLFSSAVQLCSPVLQSSSAIQLCCSALLFSSAVQLCSPALQSSSAVQLCCSALQSSSAIQLCSPALQSSCDVQLCSPALQSSCDVQLCSPALLFSSAVQLCSPAVMSSSAVQLCSPALQSSCDVQLCSPALLFSSAVQLCSPALLFSSAVQLCSPAVMSSSAVQLCSPALLFSSAVQLCSPALLFSSAVQLCSPALLFSSAVHFCNPALLSSSAVQLCSPTLLLL, encoded by the exons ATGGCGGTGGTGCGTGTGACCTGGGGGTGTTTCCCCCGCAGCGGTAAGGGCCGAG TCCAGCTCTGCAGTTCAGCTCTGCAGTTCAGCTCTGCAGTTCAGCTCTGCAGTTCAGCTCTGCAGTTCAGCTCTGCAGTTCAGCTCTGCTGTCCAGCTCTGCTGTTCAGCTCTGCAGTCCATTTCTGCAATCCAGCTCTGCTGTCCAGCTCTGCTGTTCAGCTCTGCGGTCCAGCTCTGCTATTCAGCTCTGCAGTCCAGCTCTGCAGTCCAGTTCTGCAGTCCAGTTCTGCAATCCAGCTCTGCTGTTCAGCTCTGCTGTTCAGCTCTGCAGTCCAGCTCTGCAGTCCAGCTCTGCAGTCCAGTTCTGCAGTTCAGCTCTGCTGTTCAGCTCTGCAGTCCAGCTCTGCTATTCAGCTCTGCAGTCCAGCTCTGCAGTCCAGCTGTGATGTCCAGCTCTGCAGTCCAGCTCTGCAGTCCAGCTGTGATGTCCAGCTCTGCAGTCCAGCTCTGCTATTCAGCTCTGCAGTCCAGCTCTGCAGTCCAGCTGTGATGTCCAGCTCTGCAGTCCAGCTCTGCAGTCCAGCTCTGCAGTCCAGCTGTGATGTCCAGCTCTGCAGTCCAGCTCTGCTATTCAGCTCTGCAGTCCAGCTCTGCAGTCCAGCTCTGCTGTTCAGCTCTGCAGTCCAGCTCTGCAGTCCAGCTGTGATGTCCAGCTCTGCAGTCCAGCTCTGCAGTCCAGCTCTGCTGTTCAGCTCTGCTGTTCAGCTCTGCAGTCCAGCTCTGCTGTTCAGCTCTGCCGTTCAGCTCTGCAGTCCAGCTCTGCTGTTCAGCTCTGCAGTCCATTTCTGCAATCCAGCTCTGCTGTCCAGCTCTGCTGTTCAGCTCTGCAGTCCAACTCTGCTGCTGCTGTGA